From Cercospora beticola chromosome 6, complete sequence, a single genomic window includes:
- a CDS encoding uncharacterized protein (CAZy:GH11), producing MKFSFTALLSAAGAALAAPASLEERATLNYVQNYNGAAANFKYNQGAGTYSLNWNGNTDVVVGLGWTTGSARTINFSGSYNPGSSGSYYTVYGWLNSPLTEYYIVENYGSFNPCTGSGVTQQGSVTSDGSTYQVCTHTQVNQPSIVGTATFTQFFSVRQSKRTSGSVTTANHFKYWATKGFGNSNFNYQVFATEAFSGSGSASVTVS from the exons atgaAGTTCTCTTTCACagctcttctttctgccGCAGGCGCAGCTCTGGCAGCTCCGGCCTCCCTGGAGGAGCGTGCCACTCTCAACTATGTGCAGAACTACAatggtgctgctgcaaaCTTCAAGTACAACCAAGGTGCAG GCACCTACAGCTTGAACTGGAACGGAAACACCGACGTCGTAGTCGGCCTTGGCTGGACCACAGGCAGTGCCAG AACCATAAACTTCTCCGGCAGCTACAACCCCGGCAGCAGCGGTTCCTACTACACCGTCTACGGCTGGCTCAACTCCCCCCTAACCGAATACTACATCGTCGAAAACTACGGCTCCTTCAATCCCTGCACCGGCTCCGGTGTAACCCAACAAGGCTCTGTAACCTCTGATGGCTCAACATACCAAGTCTGCACTCACACCCAAGTCAACCAGCCTTCGATCGTCGGCACGGCAACTTTCACTCAGTTCTTCTCTGTGAGACAGAGTAAGCGGACTTCCGGGTCTGTTACTACTGCGAATCATTTCAAGTATTGGGCTACGAAGGGCTTTGGGAACAGTAATTTCAACTATCAGGTTTTTGCGACTGAGGCTTTTAGTGGGTCGGGGAGTGCGTCGGTTACTGTTTCTTGA